CGCGGAGTTCGGCGAACCAGGCCCGCGCGGCGGGTTTGAGGGCTTCGTGGGGAATGGGGGCGGTTTGCGCGCGGGTTTCAGTGCTCATGCCATCGATTATAGCCGATTCGCCGCGTATTGAAATTTCGGGCGATTACGGCCATGCGGGCGAGGATGGACAGGCAGCGTCTCGCGCGGTGGGTGTTGGTCGGCATGGCGCTGCTGGGGCTGGGCGCGCTGGCGGTGGCCTTCGGCACAGCCCTCGGCCCGGCGCGACCGATTGCCCCGACCATGACAACCCGATGAAGCCGCACCCGGGCTGGCTGGAAGCACGGCTGCCGATCGGCGCCTGGTATCGCGCCGGATGGCGGGATGCGCCGGTGCCGGGAAACCTGACGCTGGTATTTTCGGCGGGGCTGATGGTCGCCGTGGCGCTCGCGGTGATCACACTGAGCGGAATCTGGCTCGGTCTCGCCTATGTCGGCGCACCGGGCGCGGCGGCACTCTCGATCGCGCGCTACACGAACGAGGTTCCGTTCGGCTGGCTGGTGTTCGATCTGCACCGGGATGGCGTGACGATGCTGTTCGGCGTGGTCTATCTCGGGCTGCTGCGGGGGATGTATTACGGGAGCTATCGCGGCGGGCGGGAACTGGCGTGGATTCTGGAAGTGGCGCGGTTCGCCGTGTTTCTCGGCCTCGGCTTCTTCGGCTTCGCGATGAGCGGCGGCGCAGGGGCGCAGCGGGCCATGCTCGCCATGGCGCGGCATATCGCAGCAATTCCGCTCGCCGGCCCGGTGGTCGCACGGGATTTTCTCGGCGGCAACCGGATCGGCCCGACCAGCATCGCCCACATGGCAATGACGCATATCGCGATCGGGTTTCTGGTCCTCCTGATCGCAATGCTGGGCTATCTGGCCTCCCGGCTGGCCCCCCCGGCGCATCCGGACGGGGTGGGCGCGGCCACTGCGCGAAAAATGGTGCCGCAACGGGCCTACACGGCACAGATATTCACCGCCTTCGTGGTGTTCGCCCTGATTTTCGCGGCGATCGTCACCGTGGCCCCGGCGCTGGGCTATCCCCCCCATGTGGCGGGCGTGCCGTGGTATCTTCTGGTATTCGACGGGTTGGGCCAGGCCGGGCGAAGCCCCGGCGGCGGCGTGGCGCTGGGAGTC
This sequence is a window from Acidiphilium acidophilum. Protein-coding genes within it:
- a CDS encoding cytochrome b N-terminal domain-containing protein, with protein sequence MKPHPGWLEARLPIGAWYRAGWRDAPVPGNLTLVFSAGLMVAVALAVITLSGIWLGLAYVGAPGAAALSIARYTNEVPFGWLVFDLHRDGVTMLFGVVYLGLLRGMYYGSYRGGRELAWILEVARFAVFLGLGFFGFAMSGGAGAQRAMLAMARHIAAIPLAGPVVARDFLGGNRIGPTSIAHMAMTHIAIGFLVLLIAMLGYLASRLAPPAHPDGVGAATARKMVPQRAYTAQIFTAFVVFALIFAAIVTVAPALGYPPHVAGVPWYLLVFDGLGQAGRSPGGGVALGVAAVLLLGALPWLDRGTVASGRYRPIYAAFVLLFALDVTVLGVATAAGSTGVMIAATIWVFVHFLVVTPLVTLLEVARPIPGQPA